In Symmachiella dynata, the following are encoded in one genomic region:
- a CDS encoding sigma-54-dependent transcriptional regulator yields MTNIISTHDSSRRFKSAALNQPMDHRNDHNLNASPLKIYGADVRQEQTLTAHALVVGDQLDSRTAVVDGLVEFGGRATAVHSPADAELLLRSQQFDLVIYNVHEDGESAVAAITALVTSSQPTPHIVIAHTAAPFAMIDKMQSQPCVVIAPPVNPEMLCSIIQQVLAHAEMIAENTRLTRQLAQRGTHDIVGNSAAISELRLRTLRCADGDAPVLVQGEPGTGKQLVARVLHDLGSRAHRPFITLDCSILTAAHLERELFGDTAVDSFRGGEPRPGRLDLAAGGTLVVQNIDEMAFMIQADFAQVLRERRFRRLGATEYRPLDTHIITTTRYDLSHQARQGLFREDLLKEIASRILPTPALKNHRDDIAALTEHFLRNIALKQGKPAKRIPAATMDILANYAWPGNVQELENLIERGCAIDCGPKLTPELIRPWLAAPTQDHNSSETGMSLKEMERKLIESTFARFAGNREKTAQALQIGLRTLSGKLRDYGYPPRGGPGSNQPFKRAA; encoded by the coding sequence ATGACCAACATTATTTCCACACACGATTCCAGTCGCCGTTTCAAATCAGCTGCATTGAATCAACCCATGGACCATCGAAACGACCACAACCTGAATGCCTCTCCGTTAAAAATCTACGGGGCTGACGTCCGTCAGGAACAGACACTCACCGCGCACGCGCTCGTGGTGGGCGATCAGCTTGACAGCCGTACCGCCGTGGTGGATGGGCTTGTCGAATTCGGCGGACGGGCAACAGCCGTCCATTCGCCCGCCGATGCCGAACTGTTGTTGCGCAGCCAGCAATTTGATTTGGTGATTTACAATGTGCACGAAGATGGCGAATCGGCGGTCGCGGCAATCACCGCACTGGTGACAAGTTCGCAGCCGACCCCGCACATTGTCATCGCTCACACTGCCGCTCCGTTTGCAATGATTGACAAGATGCAATCGCAGCCCTGTGTGGTGATCGCCCCACCCGTGAATCCGGAAATGCTCTGCAGCATCATACAGCAAGTATTGGCGCATGCTGAAATGATTGCGGAGAACACCCGCCTTACGCGACAACTTGCACAACGAGGAACACATGACATCGTCGGAAATAGTGCGGCGATTAGCGAATTGCGTTTACGAACTCTGCGCTGTGCCGATGGGGACGCGCCCGTGTTGGTTCAGGGAGAACCGGGCACCGGCAAGCAATTGGTGGCTCGCGTTTTGCATGATTTGGGATCACGAGCCCATCGTCCCTTCATCACGCTGGATTGTTCAATCTTGACCGCCGCACACTTGGAGCGGGAACTGTTCGGCGACACGGCAGTCGATTCGTTTCGAGGTGGTGAACCGCGACCGGGACGGCTGGACTTAGCGGCCGGCGGCACGTTGGTTGTGCAAAACATCGACGAAATGGCGTTCATGATTCAAGCCGACTTTGCACAGGTGTTGCGCGAGCGGCGGTTTCGCCGTTTGGGAGCAACCGAATACCGTCCGCTGGACACGCACATCATCACCACAACCCGCTACGACCTGAGTCATCAAGCGCGGCAGGGACTATTCCGTGAGGACCTACTCAAGGAAATCGCATCACGGATCCTCCCCACACCCGCACTAAAGAACCATCGCGACGACATCGCAGCACTCACAGAACATTTTCTCCGCAACATCGCTCTCAAACAGGGGAAACCGGCCAAACGTATTCCGGCGGCCACCATGGATATTCTGGCCAACTATGCCTGGCCGGGGAATGTTCAGGAGTTGGAAAATCTGATCGAGCGAGGGTGTGCCATCGACTGCGGTCCTAAATTGACCCCGGAACTGATTCGTCCCTGGTTGGCCGCCCCGACGCAAGACCACAACTCGTCCGAAACCGGCATGTCGCTGAAGGAAATGGAACGCAAACTCATCGAATCAACATTCGCGCGTTTTGCCGGCAACCGCGAAAAAACTGCACAAGCGTTGCAGATCGGTCTGCGAACGCTCTCTGGAAAACTGCGCGATTACGGCTATCCGCCGCGCGGCGGCCCCGGCTCCAATCAACCGTTCAAACGAGCTGCGTAA
- a CDS encoding flagellar basal body rod protein FlgB: MINSILQSTTVPLLEQVASFTERRQEILAGNMANINTDDYRMRDLDVKKFQSLLREAIELRSQPKQSQSQYPMPPFPSPGFPGDSQATQPDIADLFTPEVFEAVQAPPYNLTFQDGNNRSIEEEAMEMTKNGMLQSYAIEFINAQMALLQQVISERV; the protein is encoded by the coding sequence ATGATCAATTCAATATTGCAGTCCACCACAGTTCCGTTACTGGAACAGGTCGCCTCGTTCACCGAACGCCGCCAAGAAATCTTGGCCGGCAATATGGCCAACATCAACACCGACGATTACCGCATGCGGGATTTGGACGTTAAGAAGTTCCAATCTCTGCTGCGGGAAGCAATTGAACTGCGAAGCCAACCCAAACAATCCCAAAGCCAATACCCGATGCCTCCGTTTCCTTCTCCGGGGTTTCCGGGCGACAGCCAAGCAACACAACCCGATATTGCGGACTTGTTCACACCGGAAGTTTTCGAGGCGGTCCAAGCCCCACCCTACAACTTGACTTTTCAAGACGGCAATAATCGCAGCATCGAAGAAGAAGCGATGGAGATGACTAAAAACGGGATGCTGCAAAGTTACGCGATCGAATTCATCAATGCTCAAATGGCCTTGTTACAGCAAGTGATTTCCGAACGGGTCTAA
- the flgC gene encoding flagellar basal body rod protein FlgC, with protein MFKTLDISTSGLTAQRQWMNTIAGNIANVNTTREPDGGSYQRRYVNFSADTSQSDGMTRGVPVSYEVKLDESPPRLVYDPGHPDANKETGMVAYPAFDIVTEFVNAIAASRAYEANISAVEMSKTMFNKSLEILA; from the coding sequence ATGTTCAAAACACTCGACATCAGCACCAGCGGCTTGACTGCCCAGCGGCAGTGGATGAATACCATTGCGGGCAATATCGCCAACGTGAACACGACGCGCGAACCGGATGGCGGGTCGTATCAGCGGCGGTATGTCAACTTCAGTGCCGACACATCACAAAGTGACGGGATGACCCGCGGCGTACCGGTCTCGTATGAAGTCAAATTGGACGAATCGCCACCGCGCTTGGTCTACGATCCCGGCCATCCCGATGCGAACAAGGAAACCGGAATGGTGGCGTATCCCGCATTTGATATCGTGACCGAATTCGTCAATGCCATCGCCGCCAGCCGCGCGTACGAAGCGAATATATCGGCTGTGGAAATGTCCAAAACCATGTTCAACAAATCGCTGGAGATCCTGGCTTAG
- a CDS encoding flagellar hook-basal body complex protein FliE yields MPGSIGGFQSNLFPAMPKMPHAPIGGAVGGAAGADAPQVNFQEALLNSINQVGMQEKQAYAAIESSLVSDEDTQVHAMMAMKKAELAFRTMIQIRNKMVDAYNEIKDMRF; encoded by the coding sequence ATGCCCGGTTCCATTGGTGGATTTCAATCGAACTTGTTTCCGGCCATGCCGAAAATGCCGCACGCGCCCATTGGGGGCGCTGTCGGCGGCGCAGCCGGAGCGGACGCGCCGCAGGTCAATTTTCAAGAAGCCTTATTGAATTCCATCAACCAGGTTGGCATGCAGGAAAAGCAAGCCTATGCGGCCATTGAATCGTCGCTCGTCAGTGATGAGGACACTCAAGTCCATGCCATGATGGCTATGAAAAAAGCGGAACTCGCGTTTCGTACGATGATTCAGATTCGCAACAAGATGGTCGACGCCTACAACGAAATCAAGGACATGCGGTTTTAA
- the fliG gene encoding flagellar motor switch protein FliG, producing the protein MKRVRKSAVLLLSLDRTMSAEILSQLNKDAIEQVALEIARLDDVTQEEQEAVLEEFYLQGRARRHIESGGIEHAYALLEQSMGKDEAAEIIDSLRQSMSSVPFGFMHKVSAENVITFIIEEHPQTIALIMSHLPSGLAAEVLGRLPSDKQLDVVRRVATMEQTSPEVIRDVESSLHARMRTMFSQSMEKAGGVGSVAQILNVTDRMTNKGILENLEQDNPDLVDEIKRLMFVFDDILKLDDKSVQSLLKEVDNSQWALALKGASEDLKAKIMGNLSQRAAAMLQEEMDYLGPVKLSDVEAMQQQIVDTVRRLEDSGEITVATGNEAEQLIT; encoded by the coding sequence ATGAAACGAGTGCGTAAGTCGGCCGTCTTGTTGTTGAGTTTGGACCGGACCATGTCCGCCGAGATTCTCAGCCAACTCAATAAGGATGCGATCGAACAGGTTGCGTTGGAAATTGCACGATTAGACGACGTCACCCAAGAAGAACAAGAAGCGGTTCTGGAGGAGTTCTATTTGCAAGGACGAGCGCGTCGGCATATTGAATCCGGCGGGATTGAACACGCCTATGCTTTACTCGAACAGTCAATGGGAAAGGACGAGGCGGCGGAAATTATTGATTCCTTGCGGCAATCCATGAGTTCGGTGCCGTTTGGTTTTATGCATAAAGTCTCGGCGGAGAATGTGATCACCTTCATTATCGAAGAACATCCCCAGACGATTGCGCTGATCATGTCGCACTTGCCGTCGGGCTTGGCTGCCGAAGTGTTGGGGCGGCTGCCTTCGGATAAGCAGTTGGACGTCGTTCGCCGTGTTGCCACGATGGAACAAACCAGCCCGGAGGTGATTCGCGACGTGGAAAGCAGCTTGCACGCCCGGATGCGAACGATGTTTAGCCAATCGATGGAAAAAGCAGGCGGAGTCGGGTCGGTTGCACAAATTCTCAACGTTACGGATCGCATGACGAACAAAGGCATCCTCGAAAATCTCGAACAGGACAATCCCGATTTGGTCGACGAGATCAAACGACTGATGTTTGTGTTTGACGACATTCTCAAGCTCGACGACAAATCCGTGCAATCGCTGCTCAAGGAAGTGGACAACAGCCAATGGGCATTGGCGCTCAAAGGCGCTTCGGAAGACCTCAAAGCGAAAATTATGGGCAACTTGTCGCAACGCGCCGCTGCGATGCTGCAAGAAGAAATGGACTACTTAGGCCCCGTCAAACTCAGCGATGTCGAGGCTATGCAACAACAGATTGTCGACACAGTCCGCCGTTTGGAAGACAGCGGCGAAATTACCGTTGCCACTGGAAACGAAGCGGAACAATTGATCACGTAA
- a CDS encoding FliH/SctL family protein, whose translation MPATQPSRLLKAHDARNIGSKVAFNYEDLRQRCDQYIEQISAQAKQILLDARAEAEQLRAEAQEQGHAQGLAAGHEEGLKDQQKAIADKADELSTARLNAALPAIQAAVDALNTERNRWLTTWQNTAIQLSVAIAEKLLHAELQQRPELVQETIREALELAAGNPQIKLRLNPDDADHLGDWCDELVATVSTAGTAEIVADPHVTTGGCVVDTKHGQVDARLETKLARIAQELLDDSV comes from the coding sequence ATGCCGGCCACACAACCCTCTCGGCTTCTCAAAGCCCACGACGCGCGCAACATTGGCTCAAAGGTCGCGTTCAATTACGAAGACTTGCGCCAACGATGTGATCAGTACATTGAACAGATTAGCGCACAGGCAAAACAAATTTTGCTCGACGCGCGGGCCGAAGCCGAACAATTGCGTGCCGAGGCTCAGGAGCAAGGGCACGCGCAGGGACTTGCCGCCGGGCATGAAGAAGGGCTCAAAGACCAGCAAAAGGCGATCGCCGATAAAGCGGACGAACTGTCGACCGCACGATTAAACGCAGCCTTACCCGCAATACAAGCGGCCGTAGATGCGCTCAACACTGAACGCAACCGTTGGTTGACCACTTGGCAGAACACGGCCATTCAACTCAGTGTGGCGATCGCCGAAAAACTACTGCATGCGGAATTGCAGCAGCGTCCAGAACTCGTGCAAGAGACGATCCGCGAAGCGCTGGAACTAGCGGCTGGTAATCCGCAAATCAAACTTCGTTTGAATCCTGACGACGCGGACCACCTGGGCGACTGGTGCGACGAATTGGTGGCGACCGTTTCCACCGCAGGAACGGCCGAAATTGTCGCTGATCCGCACGTCACCACGGGAGGCTGTGTGGTGGATACCAAACATGGCCAAGTCGATGCACGCCTCGAAACCAAACTCGCCCGCATCGCTCAAGAGCTGTTAGACGATAGCGTCTAA
- a CDS encoding FliI/YscN family ATPase: MLALEEQIQRILPVGLSGSVTKIVGLTVAVSDFPAPLGSVCKIATESGRSVEVEVIGFQGEHTLLLPYDELTGIRRGNRVTMVQSVPGIRVGDQLLGRVLDGRGRFIDSGVPAALPHRAPIHAEATSPLKRPRIDTPLGTGVRVIDGLLTAGKGQRLGIFAGSGVGKSVLMGQMARNSTADVNVVVLVGERGREVREFIEKDLGPEGLARSVVIVATSDAPALQRLRAAFVGTAVAEHFRDQGKDVLLMMDSVTRFALAQREIGLAAGEPPATRGYPPSVFALLPRLLERSGRNDRGSITGFYTVLVEADDANEPISDTVRGILDGHIMLSRKLAHQAHWPAIDVLASISRSMPDVTTDQHRAASDGLKQLLAAYRESEDLISIGAYQAGSNQQVDVSLRMREAIQQFLQQGMSESAALDSTIEQLLQLSQVRESLLQNSSASDETHAASA, encoded by the coding sequence ATGCTTGCACTGGAAGAACAAATTCAACGCATCTTGCCGGTCGGACTGTCCGGCAGTGTGACGAAGATCGTCGGGTTGACCGTCGCTGTCAGCGACTTTCCGGCTCCGCTGGGATCGGTCTGTAAAATCGCCACCGAAAGTGGCCGCAGCGTCGAGGTCGAGGTGATCGGTTTTCAAGGCGAGCATACCTTGTTGTTGCCGTACGACGAACTGACCGGCATCCGCCGCGGCAATCGCGTCACCATGGTGCAGAGCGTTCCCGGCATTCGCGTCGGCGACCAATTGCTGGGACGCGTGCTCGACGGTCGGGGGCGGTTCATTGACTCCGGTGTCCCGGCCGCCTTGCCGCATCGTGCGCCGATTCACGCCGAGGCAACCTCTCCCTTAAAGCGGCCGCGCATCGATACCCCTTTGGGAACCGGCGTGCGGGTGATCGATGGATTATTGACCGCCGGCAAAGGACAACGGTTGGGAATCTTTGCCGGCAGTGGTGTCGGCAAAAGTGTGTTGATGGGACAAATGGCCCGAAATAGTACAGCGGACGTGAACGTGGTCGTCCTGGTGGGCGAACGGGGACGTGAAGTCCGGGAATTCATTGAGAAGGATTTGGGACCCGAAGGACTCGCCCGCAGTGTAGTGATCGTGGCGACCAGTGATGCGCCGGCGCTGCAACGCTTGCGGGCGGCGTTTGTCGGAACGGCGGTTGCGGAACACTTTCGAGATCAAGGAAAAGACGTCCTGCTGATGATGGACAGCGTGACGCGTTTTGCGCTGGCCCAACGAGAAATTGGTTTAGCGGCCGGCGAACCCCCGGCAACGCGGGGTTATCCACCGAGTGTTTTTGCCCTGCTGCCGCGACTGCTGGAGCGTAGCGGACGTAACGATCGGGGGAGCATTACCGGTTTTTACACCGTCTTGGTTGAAGCTGACGATGCCAATGAGCCGATCTCAGATACAGTACGCGGCATCCTTGACGGACACATCATGCTATCTCGAAAGCTGGCGCATCAGGCGCATTGGCCAGCGATCGACGTTTTGGCCAGTATTAGTCGGTCAATGCCCGACGTGACGACCGACCAACATCGCGCTGCCTCCGATGGCTTGAAACAACTGTTAGCCGCCTACCGGGAATCTGAGGACCTCATCTCGATTGGAGCGTACCAAGCCGGTTCGAACCAACAGGTCGACGTGAGTTTGAGAATGCGTGAGGCGATTCAACAGTTTTTGCAACAAGGCATGTCCGAATCGGCGGCATTGGACAGCACAATCGAGCAATTGTTGCAGTTGTCCCAAGTCCGTGAATCATTGCTGCAAAACAGTTCTGCAAGTGACGAAACACACGCTGCCTCGGCGTGA
- a CDS encoding flagellar export protein FliJ, whose product MPKFQFKLETLLNMRLGRRDQCRQALATILSHDAELAAQMQRVVQQRLGQLQELRDLNSSRNMNIDATAARRYYAGQLTSEIAGIEHQQSLVAEQLEICRQTLVKADQDVKALENLKEKQQAEFMQLQEQRAQRELEDSWSATNRDEVPLC is encoded by the coding sequence GTGCCGAAATTCCAGTTCAAACTCGAAACATTGCTCAACATGCGTTTAGGACGACGGGACCAATGCCGCCAGGCATTGGCGACAATCCTCAGCCACGACGCGGAGTTAGCAGCCCAAATGCAGCGCGTTGTGCAGCAACGTCTCGGGCAATTGCAGGAACTGCGCGATCTGAATTCGTCACGCAACATGAACATCGATGCCACAGCGGCGCGACGGTACTATGCCGGGCAACTGACGTCGGAAATCGCTGGGATCGAACATCAACAAAGCCTCGTTGCTGAGCAACTGGAAATCTGCCGCCAAACACTCGTCAAAGCAGATCAAGATGTCAAAGCTCTGGAGAATCTGAAGGAGAAGCAACAGGCGGAATTTATGCAACTCCAAGAACAGCGCGCTCAACGCGAACTCGAGGACAGTTGGTCCGCCACGAATCGAGATGAGGTGCCATTATGTTAA
- a CDS encoding flagellar hook-length control protein FliK, with product MSSDNFNFSIDALPVSAPAKPSSLDTSANRSDSTQSGFRDVLSGSMDETRQSRRNEPRDDAPSSTREAAAQKPSAEDRSSDSARQRPEIPADSKRAEAQNTSADEQVSTEPTEPTEAATDAGQQPADPPKAAEGAPPAEFVATLMATQTTTANVDSETTASSFETTTITVQPPPQGLVTALAATGNGSANSPLTNDQQADEGTGLESAAEETITVNQPANATGAGGQPVEAAQPAIENPAASQVATTTPASETASSSPTESRPAPVSPPTTEPQVSAGQNAANNVSETNEPPVAQKNSPQQPTETSQTAQQQSVVENTNGLATADEGTDPQPASPPTTTAGSSAKNSETSETVSSDKAGPQQPLDTSMDGQQSQSGLSDDQSQQQSSNTASSTDSLTKTGESAGVQSPLVAVDDSATGQESTESVLGGPAPSSQQSDVSRTVGTSTTTTVETAVDVQRPDFAMRIANAVRTSAENRQEVTMRLTPPELGALRIEVAVEHGKVSARIDAQSSAAQKILLDSLPQLKEALVQNGASVERIEVMLADNSPNDQGGALGQGFTEQGERGQGPQDQTTYGEDDRSAAEGEEIAETAAPTAQGITRNRGILELDITI from the coding sequence ATGTCCTCGGATAATTTTAACTTTTCGATCGATGCACTTCCGGTTTCGGCACCGGCAAAACCTTCGTCGCTGGACACGTCGGCAAACCGCAGCGATTCCACGCAGAGTGGGTTTCGCGATGTGCTGTCTGGTTCGATGGACGAGACCCGTCAATCCCGGCGGAACGAACCTCGCGATGACGCGCCATCGTCGACGCGCGAAGCCGCGGCACAGAAGCCGTCGGCAGAAGACCGTTCTTCTGATTCAGCGCGGCAGCGCCCAGAGATCCCCGCGGACTCAAAACGCGCCGAGGCGCAAAACACCAGCGCCGATGAACAGGTTTCAACCGAACCGACTGAACCGACCGAAGCGGCGACGGATGCCGGTCAGCAGCCTGCCGACCCGCCAAAAGCGGCTGAAGGTGCGCCGCCGGCAGAATTCGTGGCAACGCTAATGGCGACGCAAACCACAACCGCGAATGTGGATTCCGAAACGACCGCTTCCTCTTTTGAAACAACCACGATTACCGTACAACCGCCTCCACAAGGTCTGGTGACCGCTTTAGCTGCCACAGGCAATGGATCCGCCAACTCGCCGTTGACCAATGATCAACAAGCGGATGAGGGGACCGGGCTGGAATCTGCAGCGGAGGAAACAATAACGGTCAATCAGCCGGCAAATGCGACCGGGGCGGGCGGGCAACCGGTTGAGGCGGCTCAACCGGCGATCGAGAATCCAGCAGCCTCCCAAGTGGCTACGACAACACCCGCCAGCGAAACGGCTTCCTCGTCGCCGACAGAGAGTCGTCCAGCGCCCGTTTCACCGCCAACGACGGAGCCTCAAGTCTCGGCTGGTCAGAATGCAGCAAACAATGTGTCGGAGACCAATGAACCGCCAGTCGCGCAGAAAAATTCTCCACAACAGCCAACCGAAACATCTCAAACCGCGCAGCAACAATCCGTCGTTGAAAATACAAATGGATTGGCAACTGCGGACGAGGGGACCGATCCACAGCCTGCCTCACCGCCGACAACAACGGCAGGCAGTTCCGCAAAAAACTCTGAGACCTCCGAGACAGTCTCTTCCGACAAAGCCGGGCCGCAACAACCGCTGGATACTTCAATGGACGGTCAGCAATCGCAGAGCGGTTTGTCCGACGATCAATCACAGCAGCAATCGAGCAACACAGCGTCGTCTACCGATTCGTTGACGAAGACGGGAGAATCAGCGGGCGTACAAAGTCCACTTGTCGCAGTTGATGATTCGGCGACCGGGCAGGAATCGACGGAATCGGTCCTGGGCGGACCCGCACCCAGTTCGCAGCAGTCGGATGTCTCACGAACTGTCGGGACATCTACGACCACCACAGTGGAGACGGCTGTGGATGTTCAGCGACCTGATTTCGCCATGCGCATCGCCAACGCAGTCCGTACCTCTGCCGAAAACCGCCAAGAGGTCACCATGCGCCTGACGCCGCCGGAACTGGGGGCGTTGCGTATTGAGGTCGCCGTGGAACATGGAAAAGTCTCAGCCCGGATTGATGCACAATCGTCGGCGGCCCAGAAAATCCTCTTAGACAGCTTACCGCAATTGAAGGAAGCCTTGGTCCAAAACGGGGCGAGTGTGGAACGCATTGAGGTGATGCTGGCCGACAACTCGCCCAATGACCAAGGGGGCGCTCTGGGACAGGGATTCACAGAACAAGGCGAACGAGGCCAAGGGCCACAGGACCAAACGACTTACGGTGAAGACGATCGCAGTGCGGCTGAAGGCGAAGAGATAGCGGAAACCGCAGCGCCGACGGCTCAAGGAATCACACGAAATCGCGGCATACTTGAACTGGATATCACCATCTAA
- a CDS encoding flagellar hook assembly protein FlgD, whose protein sequence is MDVNTTTSTSAASTATTVESEKTGFAALNADDFMKLLLTQLQNQDPSEPTSNEELLNQLSSMQSLASSIELGDTLKDIVSNQQLTDGAAFLGSYVTGDNDQNVAVDGVVDRVVMREGSAYLGIGEQEIPVRNVTQVNALFAQ, encoded by the coding sequence ATGGATGTCAATACAACCACAAGTACCAGTGCTGCGTCGACGGCCACGACTGTCGAATCCGAGAAAACGGGTTTTGCAGCACTGAATGCCGACGATTTCATGAAGTTGTTATTAACGCAACTTCAGAATCAAGATCCCTCGGAGCCTACGAGCAACGAAGAGTTGCTCAACCAGCTCTCCTCCATGCAGAGTTTGGCCTCGAGTATCGAACTAGGCGACACGCTCAAGGATATCGTCTCCAACCAGCAATTGACTGACGGTGCCGCGTTTTTGGGATCGTACGTCACAGGCGACAACGACCAAAATGTCGCCGTGGATGGGGTTGTGGACCGCGTCGTTATGCGAGAGGGATCTGCCTATCTCGGAATCGGCGAGCAAGAAATCCCAGTGCGGAACGTCACACAGGTGAACGCGCTGTTCGCCCAATAA
- a CDS encoding flagellar hook-basal body complex protein, whose translation MGLTSALNTSLNGLSLNETAIDVLSNNIANAGTNAFKSSQVQFSTQLARTLSFGSRPTATNGGTNAKQIGLGATVAAIIPDFSQGSITNTTTPSDLAIQGDGFFIVESQEGNVYTRNGTFRLNSENVLTNSQGLRVQAYGVDDDFNIINTELKGVQIPLGELSIAEATENVVMSGALSPQGEIGTHGTLLETAPLVIDGAGTALTSTATLLSDVRLASDPATQLFTGIPADLELTAVKGGRTLDTKTLAVTATTTVQDYMDFLDQTLGLQSNGVPTDADGIAVGVDLSGGMIRAKGNRGSVNDISVPVGSMVMNGGVVGLDVPRNGEAADGESTFTTFVVFDSLGEALTVRMSAYKEAETTSSTTFRYILESDNNSSGIPGDVDIALGSSTVVFDSVGNVADQPNNSFSIDRNGSAAVSPMVFEVDMSAISGISSSGSNLNLKSQDGSSPGVLTSFVIDEQGVINGVFDNGVIRTLGQVVLARFTNPGGLLQDGGDTFREGVSSGEPLVSTPGTFGAGTIRAGAIELSNTDIGRSLVDLIVASTNYRGNARVIDSTNRLVDELLLLGR comes from the coding sequence ATGGGTCTTACGTCCGCGTTGAATACGTCTTTGAACGGCTTGTCTTTGAACGAAACCGCGATTGATGTTTTAAGTAACAATATCGCCAACGCGGGGACCAACGCGTTTAAGTCGTCTCAGGTTCAGTTTTCGACGCAGTTGGCCCGTACGCTCAGTTTCGGTTCGCGTCCCACTGCGACCAACGGCGGTACCAACGCCAAGCAAATTGGTTTGGGAGCCACGGTCGCGGCGATTATTCCCGACTTCAGCCAAGGGAGTATCACGAATACAACGACACCGTCGGACTTGGCGATTCAAGGCGATGGTTTTTTCATCGTCGAAAGCCAGGAAGGCAATGTCTATACGCGGAATGGGACGTTTCGTCTCAATAGCGAGAACGTGCTGACCAATAGCCAAGGACTGCGGGTGCAAGCTTATGGTGTGGATGACGATTTCAACATCATCAATACGGAATTGAAGGGCGTGCAAATTCCGCTCGGTGAACTGAGTATCGCTGAAGCCACCGAAAACGTGGTGATGAGTGGAGCGCTTTCTCCGCAAGGTGAAATTGGTACGCATGGGACATTATTGGAAACGGCCCCGTTGGTCATCGATGGCGCCGGAACGGCGCTCACGTCCACGGCGACGTTGCTTTCAGACGTCCGCTTAGCGTCCGATCCAGCGACGCAATTGTTCACGGGCATCCCCGCCGATTTGGAGCTGACCGCAGTCAAAGGGGGGCGAACCCTCGATACGAAGACATTAGCGGTCACAGCGACGACGACCGTCCAGGACTACATGGACTTTCTCGATCAAACCCTGGGACTGCAGTCGAACGGAGTGCCCACCGATGCCGATGGCATTGCCGTGGGCGTCGACCTCAGCGGCGGCATGATTCGTGCTAAAGGCAACCGCGGCTCCGTCAACGACATTTCTGTTCCCGTGGGTTCGATGGTCATGAACGGCGGTGTTGTTGGATTAGATGTTCCTCGGAATGGCGAAGCCGCCGATGGAGAAAGCACGTTCACCACGTTCGTTGTCTTCGACTCATTAGGCGAAGCGCTGACCGTGCGGATGAGTGCCTACAAAGAAGCTGAAACGACCAGTAGCACGACGTTCCGCTATATTTTAGAAAGCGATAACAACAGTTCGGGGATCCCCGGCGATGTTGATATTGCTTTGGGAAGTAGTACGGTGGTCTTCGATAGTGTGGGGAACGTCGCCGACCAACCCAACAACTCATTCTCAATCGATCGGAACGGGAGTGCCGCCGTCAGTCCGATGGTGTTTGAGGTCGACATGTCGGCGATCTCAGGGATTTCGTCCTCGGGAAGTAACCTCAACCTGAAATCACAAGATGGTTCCAGCCCCGGTGTATTAACGAGCTTCGTGATCGACGAACAAGGGGTGATCAACGGTGTGTTCGACAACGGTGTCATCCGGACGTTGGGGCAGGTCGTTCTGGCTCGTTTCACCAATCCAGGCGGCCTGTTACAAGACGGTGGCGATACATTTCGGGAAGGGGTCAGTTCCGGGGAACCGCTGGTGAGCACCCCGGGAACGTTCGGTGCCGGTACGATTCGCGCCGGTGCGATCGAGTTGTCCAATACCGACATCGGACGAAGTCTCGTTGATTTGATCGTAGCCTCGACCAACTATCGCGGTAACGCCCGTGTTATCGATTCCACGAATCGGCTCGTGGATGAGCTGTTACTGTTGGGCCGCTAA
- a CDS encoding flagellar FlbD family protein, with amino-acid sequence MIQLTRLNGDQFVLNAELIRFVESRPDTYITLTTDDRFVVRESMDEVVQRSIQYSRQIRGGIV; translated from the coding sequence ATGATTCAACTGACGCGACTCAACGGCGACCAATTCGTACTCAATGCCGAATTGATTCGTTTTGTGGAAAGTCGCCCTGATACGTACATCACGCTCACCACAGATGATCGCTTTGTGGTGCGTGAAAGCATGGATGAGGTTGTGCAGCGCTCGATCCAGTATTCGCGTCAGATTCGCGGCGGCATCGTCTAA